A genomic segment from Polyangia bacterium encodes:
- a CDS encoding HU family DNA-binding protein yields the protein MKKADLVDVVAQQKNLPRPQVEATIDSLIDAVAEGLARGERIDLRGFGAFAVRESAARTGRNPQTGEAIQIAARRVPTFKAGKELRDRVNRPSS from the coding sequence ATGAAGAAGGCTGATCTGGTGGACGTGGTGGCGCAGCAGAAGAATCTGCCGCGTCCGCAAGTCGAGGCGACGATCGATTCCTTGATCGACGCGGTGGCAGAGGGCCTGGCGCGCGGCGAGCGAATCGACCTCCGTGGCTTTGGCGCGTTCGCTGTTCGTGAATCCGCGGCCCGCACCGGGCGCAACCCACAGACGGGCGAGGCCATCCAGATCGCTGCCCGTCGTGTTCCGACGTTCAAAGCTGGCAAGGAGCTGCGGGATCGCGTTAATCGCCCGAGCTCATAG
- a CDS encoding RNA-binding protein, whose protein sequence is MGTRLFIGNLSYNVNEQELRDAFAGEAIELRSVRVALDRDTGRPRGFAFVETMTDEGAKASIEKLSGRLLQGRSIIIEEAQAKPGGVGPGAPRPTGGSFGTPPAAGGAVGPAPAGGAPRAGFGPKPVPGAPGTGPGSGPPRTPGGGGFGPPRAPGTGGPPRGGFGGAPRPGYGGGPGGPGFDPRFSGGAPGGPGSRGADAPPRRERPEKKKSTRPKPEERERGNWRWNGKVDED, encoded by the coding sequence ATGGGTACTCGTCTCTTCATTGGAAATCTTTCGTATAACGTCAACGAGCAGGAGCTCCGCGACGCCTTCGCCGGTGAGGCCATAGAACTCCGCAGTGTGCGGGTGGCCTTGGATCGCGACACCGGTCGTCCACGCGGATTCGCCTTCGTCGAGACCATGACGGACGAAGGCGCCAAGGCGTCGATCGAAAAGCTGTCTGGCCGATTGTTGCAAGGCCGGTCGATCATCATCGAGGAAGCCCAGGCCAAACCGGGGGGCGTTGGGCCGGGCGCTCCCCGGCCGACTGGCGGAAGCTTCGGTACGCCGCCCGCGGCGGGCGGTGCTGTCGGTCCGGCACCGGCGGGTGGTGCGCCGCGCGCCGGTTTTGGGCCCAAGCCTGTTCCCGGCGCGCCGGGCACCGGTCCCGGCAGCGGCCCGCCTCGCACCCCCGGGGGCGGCGGGTTCGGCCCGCCGCGCGCGCCCGGCACCGGCGGTCCGCCACGCGGGGGGTTCGGCGGGGCACCGCGTCCTGGTTACGGCGGTGGTCCTGGCGGTCCCGGGTTCGATCCGCGTTTCAGCGGCGGTGCTCCCGGCGGTCCTGGCAGCCGGGGAGCCGACGCGCCACCGCGCCGGGAACGTCCTGAAAAGAAAAAATCGACGCGCCCCAAACCCGAAGAAAGGGAGCGCGGCAACTGGCGCTGGAACGGCAAGGTCGACGAAGACTAA
- a CDS encoding DUF4388 domain-containing protein: protein MSPARVLIVDNDPWIQRMVATILGQGGHLVNLAGDAQGALTCASKVLPEVVITTVGLPAVDGWPWWERLRVMPELASTPIIFLAGASDESSSIRGFDPERDQRLVKPFRIEELERRLHTVLSRLREAPLTGAPRPRPQFPDRPSRGLRPLSAMQGALDLIGLSSILMILEIERKTGILLLEQPQTAARLFLRKGRIIRAEMDAPNACSGTTAVFGALAWDSGRFDFLVGDVGGIDDIQASTAFLLMEGARRIDEAAQAKPPPQ from the coding sequence GTGAGCCCAGCCCGGGTGCTCATCGTCGACAACGATCCCTGGATCCAGCGGATGGTGGCGACGATTCTGGGCCAGGGCGGCCATCTGGTGAACCTGGCCGGTGACGCCCAGGGCGCGCTGACGTGCGCGTCGAAGGTCCTGCCCGAGGTGGTCATCACCACCGTCGGTCTGCCTGCTGTCGACGGTTGGCCCTGGTGGGAACGGCTGCGCGTCATGCCCGAACTGGCCAGCACGCCGATCATCTTCCTGGCCGGCGCCAGCGATGAGTCCAGCAGCATCCGCGGATTTGATCCCGAGCGTGACCAGCGCCTGGTGAAACCATTCCGCATCGAAGAGCTGGAGCGGCGCCTGCACACGGTTCTGTCGCGGCTGCGCGAGGCGCCGCTGACCGGCGCGCCGCGCCCGCGCCCGCAATTTCCCGACCGGCCGTCGCGCGGGTTGCGGCCGCTGTCGGCCATGCAGGGCGCGCTGGATCTAATCGGTCTCTCCAGCATCCTGATGATCTTGGAAATCGAGCGCAAGACCGGCATTCTGCTGCTGGAGCAACCGCAAACAGCGGCGCGGCTGTTCCTTCGCAAGGGACGAATCATTCGCGCCGAGATGGACGCCCCCAACGCCTGCTCGGGGACGACGGCGGTGTTCGGGGCGCTGGCCTGGGATAGCGGGCGGTTTGATTTTCTGGTCGGCGACGTGGGCGGCATCGACGACATTCAAGCCTCCACGGCGTTCCTGCTGATGGAAGGCGCGCGGCGCATCGACGAGGCCGCCCAAGCCAAGCCGCCGCCCCAATGA
- a CDS encoding RluA family pseudouridine synthase translates to MIPSLSEAATLYTGPIISLRIEVPRECEGWRLDHFLKRRIGRLSRTRIQSIIATQVSLADGRRARPALAVHAGDVVLLNRPAPIEPPVPRHFGVLFEDEDVLVIDKPAGLPMHTTAKFWKNTLVALLRERYPTEKMEIAHRLDRETSGVMLVARHHQAASWLKRAFARRAVAKSYLALVKGQPADDGMINQPIRLLDSPTHLMMGAAPDGLPAVTRFRVLRRLPGHALCEAIPETGRQHQIRVHLAGIGHPIVGDKLYGAGEKMFMRACDEGMTPELLEAFDGLPRHALHAHRLTFPHPTTREPMTVESPLAADLLEYMAALG, encoded by the coding sequence ATGATCCCGTCGCTGTCAGAAGCGGCGACGCTGTACACGGGACCGATCATCTCGCTGCGCATCGAGGTCCCGCGCGAGTGCGAGGGCTGGCGTCTGGATCATTTTCTCAAGCGGCGCATCGGTCGTCTGTCGCGCACGCGCATCCAATCGATCATCGCCACCCAGGTGTCGCTGGCCGATGGGCGGCGGGCGCGTCCGGCGCTGGCCGTGCACGCCGGCGACGTCGTCTTGCTGAATCGCCCCGCACCGATCGAGCCACCGGTGCCGCGGCATTTTGGCGTTCTGTTCGAAGACGAAGACGTGCTGGTGATCGACAAGCCGGCCGGCTTGCCCATGCACACCACCGCCAAGTTCTGGAAGAACACCCTGGTGGCGTTGCTGCGCGAACGCTACCCAACCGAGAAAATGGAGATCGCGCACCGGCTCGATCGCGAGACCTCGGGTGTAATGCTGGTGGCGCGCCACCACCAGGCGGCCAGCTGGCTGAAACGCGCGTTCGCGCGGCGGGCTGTAGCGAAGAGCTACTTGGCGCTGGTCAAAGGCCAGCCCGCCGACGACGGCATGATCAATCAGCCGATCCGACTGCTGGATTCACCGACCCACCTGATGATGGGCGCCGCGCCCGACGGCTTGCCGGCGGTGACGCGCTTTCGGGTTCTCCGGCGCTTGCCCGGACATGCGCTGTGCGAAGCCATCCCCGAGACCGGGCGACAGCACCAGATCCGCGTCCACCTGGCTGGCATCGGCCATCCCATCGTGGGCGACAAACTTTACGGCGCCGGCGAAAAGATGTTCATGCGGGCCTGCGACGAGGGCATGACGCCCGAGTTACTGGAGGCGTTTGATGGATTGCCTCGCCACGCGCTGCACGCGCACCGGCTGACGTTCCCGCATCCGACCACGCGCGAGCCAATGACGGTGGAGAGCCCGCTGGCGGCGGATCTGCTCGAATACATGGCCGCGCTGGGCTAG
- a CDS encoding GatB/YqeY domain-containing protein produces MSIESQLGDLLKGAMRAKDARTADCIRMIKTKHMERRTAAGFKGPLDDNLWLDVVTAYQKQLRKAREEYVAVGERGAGALPQIDFEIEFCARFLPKAASDDEVRAAVRETLLRLGASDPKQSGRLIGEIMKANKGKFEPSTVKRIVEEELATR; encoded by the coding sequence ATGTCCATCGAATCCCAGCTTGGCGATCTGCTGAAAGGCGCGATGCGCGCCAAGGACGCTCGCACGGCCGACTGCATCCGTATGATCAAAACCAAACACATGGAGCGCCGCACGGCCGCCGGCTTCAAGGGACCTCTGGACGACAATTTGTGGCTGGACGTGGTGACCGCCTACCAAAAGCAGCTGCGCAAGGCGCGCGAAGAATATGTCGCCGTGGGCGAGCGCGGCGCCGGCGCCTTGCCACAGATCGATTTCGAGATCGAGTTCTGTGCCCGCTTCCTGCCCAAGGCAGCCAGCGATGACGAGGTGCGGGCGGCGGTCCGCGAGACCCTGCTGCGCCTGGGCGCCTCCGACCCCAAGCAATCGGGCCGTTTGATCGGCGAGATCATGAAGGCGAACAAGGGCAAGTTCGAGCCGAGCACGGTCAAGCGCATCGTCGAAGAAGAACTGGCGACTCGCTAG
- a CDS encoding glycosyltransferase family 39 protein, translating into MALSPRTRDRGLAFLLGLVAVAWLLGVEGREGFGRDEGQYMRAGERYWGWFEELGGNIRAGKIGQSFTKAGIDRYWSDNAPDHPVIMKTLYGLSWRAFHRCTCTGPARGLHPIPVHGRHVTLPLFERESTAFRFPAILFCGALIAMVFFFARQFIGPLPAAVAAMLTLAQPHYFFHAPIACFDAPVTTMAFAVGFAYWKSLRSPRWGVLSGLVFGIALGVKHNAWLMPIFLVGHYVWMRRGDLRALRLPRIPLAFVSMLLLGPVIFFLHWPWLWHTPVARAKQYVNRHLQHEHYNFEYLGRNWNEPPTETRDKLLRATAPVVETGLTVPVTTLALALLGAAVLIHRRRRAPLIPDGPPEDPLTTRPNWLRPGADVDRAPGAFMAVQIFGPLAVLSLPSTPIFGGVKHFLTANPYIAVAAGFGLAWMLRAIAGALSPAHARLRQALPIALALLVTAPAVVETRRSFPDGLSHYNMIAGGFAGGASLGMNRQFWGYAALPLLDWINANPHRTNMYWHDVISDALHMYKREGRLAMNAGDTGQQQAGIQHSDLGLLFYEKHWAMYEGWFWDDYGTVKPVKVSTREGVPIVTVYQRGIK; encoded by the coding sequence ATGGCGCTTTCGCCACGGACGCGCGACCGGGGCCTGGCTTTTCTGCTGGGCCTGGTCGCCGTGGCCTGGCTGCTGGGCGTCGAAGGTCGCGAGGGCTTCGGCCGCGACGAAGGCCAGTACATGCGGGCCGGCGAACGCTACTGGGGCTGGTTCGAGGAGCTCGGCGGCAACATCCGCGCCGGCAAGATCGGCCAGTCGTTTACCAAAGCAGGCATCGACCGCTACTGGAGCGACAACGCTCCCGACCACCCGGTGATCATGAAGACGCTGTATGGCCTGTCCTGGCGCGCCTTCCACCGCTGCACCTGCACCGGCCCGGCGCGCGGCCTGCACCCCATCCCGGTGCACGGCCGCCACGTCACGCTGCCGCTGTTCGAGCGTGAATCGACGGCCTTTCGGTTCCCGGCCATCTTGTTTTGCGGCGCGCTGATCGCGATGGTGTTCTTTTTCGCCCGCCAGTTCATCGGGCCGCTGCCGGCGGCGGTGGCGGCGATGCTGACGCTGGCGCAGCCGCACTATTTTTTCCACGCGCCCATCGCCTGCTTCGACGCGCCGGTGACCACCATGGCCTTCGCCGTCGGGTTCGCGTACTGGAAATCGCTGCGCAGCCCGCGCTGGGGCGTGCTGTCGGGCCTGGTGTTCGGCATCGCGCTCGGGGTCAAGCACAACGCCTGGCTGATGCCGATCTTCCTGGTCGGGCACTACGTGTGGATGCGACGCGGGGATCTGCGCGCCTTGCGCTTGCCGCGCATCCCGCTGGCGTTCGTGTCGATGCTGCTCCTCGGGCCAGTCATCTTTTTTCTGCACTGGCCGTGGCTGTGGCATACGCCGGTGGCGCGGGCCAAGCAGTACGTCAACCGCCACCTGCAGCACGAGCACTACAACTTTGAATACCTGGGCCGGAACTGGAACGAACCGCCGACCGAGACGCGCGACAAGCTGCTGCGCGCCACCGCGCCGGTGGTGGAGACCGGACTGACGGTGCCGGTGACCACGCTGGCCCTGGCCTTGCTCGGGGCGGCGGTGCTGATTCACCGGCGGCGGCGCGCGCCGCTGATCCCCGACGGACCGCCCGAGGATCCGCTGACCACCCGACCGAACTGGCTGCGTCCCGGGGCCGACGTCGATCGTGCCCCGGGCGCGTTCATGGCGGTGCAGATCTTCGGCCCGCTGGCGGTGCTGTCGCTGCCGTCGACGCCCATCTTCGGCGGCGTCAAACACTTCCTCACGGCGAACCCTTACATCGCGGTGGCGGCCGGGTTTGGGCTGGCGTGGATGCTGCGCGCGATTGCCGGGGCGCTGTCGCCGGCCCACGCGCGGCTGCGACAGGCATTGCCGATCGCGCTGGCGCTGCTGGTGACCGCGCCGGCGGTGGTCGAGACGCGGCGGTCGTTCCCTGACGGGCTCAGCCACTACAACATGATCGCGGGCGGCTTCGCGGGCGGCGCATCGTTGGGCATGAACCGGCAGTTCTGGGGCTACGCCGCCCTGCCGTTGCTGGATTGGATCAACGCCAACCCCCACCGCACGAACATGTACTGGCACGACGTCATCAGCGACGCCTTGCACATGTACAAGCGCGAAGGCCGCCTGGCCATGAACGCCGGCGACACCGGGCAGCAGCAGGCCGGCATCCAGCACTCGGACCTGGGCCTGCTGTTTTACGAGAAACACTGGGCCATGTACGAAGGCTGGTTCTGGGACGACTATGGCACCGTCAAGCCGGTCAAGGTGTCCACGCGCGAAGGTGTCCCCATCGTCACGGTGTACCAGCGGGGAATCAAATGA